The Nicotiana tomentosiformis chromosome 9, ASM39032v3, whole genome shotgun sequence genome contains the following window.
gttagatttcttatatttttttttgtaaactTTTTTTGTGTTAATATTTTAATTGAAATTTACTTCGAAAAGAAAACATACAAAAAAATTTATATAGTTAAATTTCCGTAACTTTCAAAAAATTTAGTAAAATTTATCATTAAAACAATGTCACATATCCCATGGCTCTTacaaaaaaaaagagagataAAAATAGTAACAATTCCTAACTTCCCCATTCCCTCACGTCTCCTCTCCCCACAAATCCTAACTCCCTCACGTCCCTTTCCCCACTTCCCCCACTCCCTCACGTCTAAATCCCAACCATCACATCCTGGAGGATCCTTTATAAATTCTTTGGCATATGAGGAGAGGGGGAGGGGGATTTTCCGCagtaaaaaaaatagttttattttgaaagagctattctttagttttcttttttaGAATTTCTTTATCTTTCCCATAATCTTTTCTCTCTTGAATTGTTAAAACAAGTTGAAGAAGTTTTGACGTCGAGGTTTTCGTTCGAGGTTGCTGAAGAGTTAGCATCTTTTAACTCTGAAATCAGTTGATTGTAGCTGTTATCTTGTTGATCTTCACAAAAGGTTCCTTCCCGTTTTCTTCCCGTTTCTTTAATATTTGGCTTATATATATTGCTAGATATGATACTGTTAtcttttgaaatatttttatggTATAAGAATTTGAGAAGTTCTAGTCGTGTTAACGTTTAGTTTCGGTATTCTTAATATTGTTTATTATAAGTAAAGGCTTGAAAGAAGAGCCATTAAAAGAGATAGAGTATTCTGATAAATATGGTTGATGTCCTtatcttctttgtttttctttagcAAAATTTCTGGAGTATAAACGACTTTATTTGGATCTCCATTTCTTTATCACAATTGGTATTTAGTAATTGTCTTATGCCACACCTCTTGTACTTCACCTTTGATTCAAATATAAACTGAGATCTAACATAAAGTTGGTGTGATATAAAAAGAaacatatttctttttatttttcagtaAATTATGCTTAtgggttcaaataaaaaaatGCATTTCAACTCAAAGAGTGAATGTCAATCTTAAGTCTCTGTCGAAAAATCCTTCATCCTTGTTATAAGCTTAAATTGCTTCTGTAACTTACTAGTTTGGCTAGTTGTCTGGTCttgaaaaataaagaagtatGGCTGgagttattttaaatatttaggtaagattattaattatattttatatttaggCAAGTAAGTTGACTTAAGGTATTGACATAGGTGACTAGAAGTAGATGGGAATTTATTTTTCCTCAAAGTTTAACGTCCTCCCCTCCATATCTAGAAAATTATTCTAGTGCTTTAAATGAGTTCCTAATATAACttgaaataattttaggtgaatGTTTTTATTTGAAATAGCTTCGAGAGCTAGATTGGTTTGCTGCATCCTACTTTAAAGTTAAGAAATGGTGTCATAAATGTGATTAGTTAAATGTCTCTCTTTTAAAACTTtgactcattttttgcattaatTGCTTACAATTGTCACAACTGATTTTTGGCCGAGTTGTTACTCGCATCTATGCGTCCATTTTAACGAAGGGGGTTATGAGGATTTAGAACTGATTTGGTTCGTTGGGACTATATTGAGTTTAGAAGGATTTACGCTAAAATAAATAGAGTCCATAAGTTTAAAACGTTCCTCTCCTATTTCTATAATGAATATTTCCGAATAATTGAATCATACCACTTCTTCCATAATTCTATATCAATAAATCATGGCCTTCACagtaatctcaaacttaggaaagaaacaaatcatgaatgcgctagaatgctttaggcgcactcttaattaattgaatcatcatgattatgtatacgttcgcgtgacataattatgattcccaaaattaaaggcaaagtatacgttcgcgcaactttgacaGAACAATCTTAAaattaataaagtgttattaattgtgtacatgtacgcgtgacatgattcatgacacaccaaacaaaacgaatacacgtacgcgtgattcgtttcaagataatttcataattataaataatcaagcaattaaaagcggtttaAGATAAAAGTGCACAAAGTTCTCTAGAACCTAAAATATCCAGAATTGGTTAAGCTAGGTATAATTATTAAAAGCGACCGTGCAAATCACGGAATccaggagtgcctcacaccttctcccgggttaacagaattccttacccggtcttctgtgttcgcggaccgtaaTTCGGAGTCACAACTTCTTCGATTTGGGATTtcaaataaatcggtgacttgggacaccataataattatcccaagtggcgactctgattaaataaataatttcatttcgaataatgtcacttaaattggaaaaactcctttctttcctttcccctatcccctcgggaaaaaaggaggtgtgacaataatcatcactatgattataaaaggagaacaataagggttctcaaaatagtccttcaaaatgtgaaggcaatgtttaccatcaaattgatatgaaaaataataaagcacgtcACTGATTATGATTCATTCCttaaagagaatgtgacttgtaataagcattgagaatgtagacccattcctaaaggtgaatgtggcaatatgtgataaaagtaatgaataaagacatgcaatgcatgattagataaataccacacaactcacctctaagggaggtttgagtaaaataaagagaataaatattattgtgtggttacatgaatatgtcattggtcgtgtacatgtgatacgccaaaaaatattttggtgtgccttataaaaggttattaaaggaaaaattaaagcaagaaatgattttgcttataatgattttgaccatgacaatttgttatgatataattttctccgtgaaggagacatttaccatatgaatggtatgacaaaagatcttgtagtacaaaagttgttaagagctccaaaaaaattaatttgttactacccagatgaataaaattatttacgacattgatattgtaaagtctcaaaagaaactttttgagtttcaaatgtataaatCAAAGTGGGttgcatattgagactataaatgaaaggaatattgaatatcttcatatttctataatcataacgggtaaatatgaaagattacccgattttctttctatttgtactacataaatataagcatgatgatggaatcatatgtaacaagtaaactagaggtttactgaaacaaatattagttggcatgaccggttgaccatctcggttcaattatgatgcgaaaaattaattgagaattacattggcatatattgaagaaatataagattcttcaagaattctcttgtgctgcttattctcatgatataccagttacggttgggattgaatcccttgatttccgGAACGAATAAaatgtgataaatatatgggcctaGTCAcattccatgtggaccgtttactattatatgattttaatagatgcgtctattctatggtcacatgtgcatttgttatcaacttgcagtttggcttttgcaagattgattgctcaaattattatagcatagttccagaatataaattatgatgatttatcttgataatactggtttaaattcaagttggtttagcaaaaattatatgcctccaattatatctaaaccattggttatgagaacaaaactgccaaaataaaatttggtatgtgatgtattatttaatatacaacagcacttgtacgcatctagccaagttatgataagttctccctatcacaatcggttcagggtcaggaaccaaataatttccatctagaaatatgaatgtgctatatgatttaattgttccaccacaatgcacaaagatggatccccaaataaggctagggatatgtgttggtgatcccaacaatagggggagaaaatgggcagctgaaaaagtaatgcctgtaataaattattatgagtgcatctagatcctcgtacgagaaaatgtgaacttgaagttcaagtgataattcatttgcaaattaTTGCAGTCGTATTttctgacccaaagctaaatgtcatattcagctgctaatgctcaaaataaaataaagttcataatgaatagagtctatggcatgcatgacgcataatagactaatcggttccaaagataaaactccttgaaaaaGGAGAGAAGCAAATGTTCAatatggtcataataaggaggcaagtgctctagaagagcaccacgacataacacttcataagacctcatgggagaggctcaggtacaaaaaaataataagataaagagatctcaataagttatgtctttattgggtaatagtagaactgatataaaatgatcgtcgacgatattgttaatataatgtagcgctcaaaattattaatattgacgaagATCTTGAGCttaaatctgtcatgaaatttggacagataaatgattggccaaataaaaaatacgcaatgaaaattaatttcacctgaaaaatatgaagttggatagatagtcccaacacctgaaagtataaagccagtggaggtataaatgtgttcttgtgcgaaaaaaaaggtcaagtcgatagacataaagacgacttgtgtcacaagaagatttataaatatcctggcgttgattatatagagacatgttctcctgtggtggatgtcgccatttcaggttttaatctgacaatacaagaaaaacgtgatatgcgtataatggaaatcattgaaggatttaaattgttctgaagcatattaaggttttcaagaaatttattaaataaagcttcaaaaatccttatacggattgaaacaatcagagcgcatgtggtataatcgcctgagtgagtacctgttgaaagaagggtatatgaatgattcaatttgtccttgtgtttttataaaaaaaatctggatctaaatttgttataatcaccgtgtatgttgataatttaaatatcattggaactcctagggagcttcctaaagaagTAGAGCTTCttaaagcagtagactatttaaagaaagaatttaaaatgaaagatcttggaaaaataaaattttgtcttggtctacaaattgagtatatgaaagatgaaatttttgtccatcaatcagcatatactaaaaatattttaaagcgattctatatggataaagcacatccattccgacctcatgaaaataatgaagagcttattGGTCCCGAAGTACTATATATTAGTGCAATttgtgcactaatgtatctttctaacattacaaggtgtgacataactttttcagttaatatcttaacaagatatagctctgctcctacaaggagacattggaatggaatcaaacacatattgcggtatctaaaagggactaccgatatgagattattttatggcaatgattgcagtcccgatcttgttggttatattGATGCTGAGTATTTATCTGACACACACAagactcgatctcaaacaggctatgtgtttacatatggaggcactgccatatcttggcgatcgactaagcaatctgtcgtggctacttcatctaatcatgctgagataattgctactcatgaagcaagtcgagaatgtgtatggttgaggtctataatacaccttattcgagacaaatgcggtttgtgtgacaaactacccacaattttgtatgaagacaatgcagcatgcatagcctaattgaagggaggattcataaaaggggatatgacaaagcaaatttcaccagagttatttttcacacatgatcttcaaaagaatggtgatatcaacgtgcaacagatccgttcaagtgataatatgactaaattgttcaccaaatctttaccgacgtcaaccttcaagaaactagtgtacaagattaagatgcgaaggctcaaggatgtgaattgatgctctcatcagggggagctAATACGCGTTGtattctttttcccttacaagatttTGTACCACTGGGTTTTCcctgcaaggtttttaacgaggcaaccaaaaggcgtatttctaaacatgtgtactctttttccttcactaggattttttttccattggattttttcctaataaggttttaacgaggcacattatctatgggcATCCAAGGGaaagtgttataagaaaaatcaaattatggtggatgtctactcttcctccgtgatcttctcaaatgcttaatgacatattcaatgacatatttttctttagttttcgtgcctatataaaggctttttaatagataaaaaaatacatacaattgaaaaagaaataaaaatctctaTCTCTTTTtaatctcttagcttgtttttttcttgttctatattgttacaaagaaatattcctaccaccacagataaacacctacaaagaaagcctaaaccaagccaaaaagacatacaaccatataacccgtacatatatagacaacatatataaaatacaaaacttTCCTAAACAAAAATCACATTTCATAACATTAATTACCTTTTCAGCAATTAtgcaaagaaaaatataatatcAATTTCTTAAAAACACCCGCCCAAACGGATAATACTTTTTTTGAGCTCTTCGCCGTAGCCATCCATGGCTTTCTCTTTGTTCACTACAACTGCATCAACTTTCTCTCCTCACTGCCAAGCACGACCCAATACCAATCCCAGTCGCAATAGAACCAATCCAAAGCGCGTGTCTACGAACACAACCAGAAGAAGGCAAAATCCCAACCGCCGTCAGCTCAAATCCGGCGAGTTTAGGCCGCCCCCGCCAATTACCACCGCCGCCGGTAATACTGCCACCACCTACACTCGCCTACCCCCCAAAGATGATTTTGTTCTTCCACCCCTTCACAGTTCAGCTGAAATTACGCTATCTGAATCAACTATCTCCTCCACCCCAGCTAAGAATCTTCACCAAAAAATAAAGGATTCGGTTGATGATGTTGAAAATTCGGAGAATTTAAAGTTTGATTATGGGAAATTCGAGCTGTACGAGGTTAATGATGATGATTTTGAGGATGAttctgatgaagatgatgatgtgGGTGGTGAAATGGAAGGTTCTAGAAGTGGGGTGTTTGAGGGTAGTGGGAAATTCGAGTTGTACGAGGTTAATGATGATTTTGATGATGTGGATAGTGAAATGGAAGGTTCTATTTTTGAGGGTGGTGATGTGTTTGAAGGGGAGGGGAGTGATATAATGGAGAAAGAGAAAGGGGTTCCAGCAGTAATGAGGTGTTTCGATAGGGCGAAAATATTTGTAAAAGCAGGGGATGGAGGGAATGGGGTGGTGGCATTTAGGagggagaagtttgtgccattgGGCGGACCATCTGGTGGTGATGGAGGGAGGGGTGGGAATGTGTATGTGGAGGTAGACGGGTCGATGAATTCGTTGTTGCCATTTAGGAAAAGTGTGCATCTTAAAGCTGGGAGAGGAGGGCATGGTCATGGAAAGAAACAATTCGGTGCGAAAGGTGAGGATGTGGTGGTGAATGTGCCACCTGGTACGGTTCTTAGGAAGGCTGGGGAGGGTGGAATTCAAGGGGATGTACTTTTCGAATTGTTGCATCCGGGACAGAGGGCGTTGCTGCTGCCCGGTGGAAGAGGTGGGAGAGGGAATGCCTCTTTTAAGACAGGGTCGAATAGGGTGCCCAAGATCGCAGAGAATGGTGAAGAAGGTGCAGAGATGTGAGTATCTTTAATGATAATCGTTTCTGTTCTTTAGACTTTGATTTTTATTGCATCTTTTGGGTACATTCAGCATCTAACTGTAAAGCATATTAGAATGTAGTTTTCGTTTGGTGGATCTATTGAGCTCTCATCCTTAATTTtgaatgccaaataagcttgaGTAGAAATATATCTTGGTCACATTTCTTTCATATTTCATTTTGTATCTTACAAGTAACAGTCCTATTGAGCAGGTGGTTAGAATTGGAGCTTAAGTTGGTCGCTGATGTCGGTATAGTAGGAGCTCCAAATGCAGGGAAGAGTACATTTCTCAGTGTTATAAGTGCTGCTCAGCCAGCTATTGCGAATTACCCCTTTACCACTTTGCTACCAAATTTGGGCGTAGTTTCATTTGATTATGATGCTACTGTGGTCGTTGCTGATCTGCCTGGTCTACTTGAAGG
Protein-coding sequences here:
- the LOC104085861 gene encoding GTP-binding protein OBGC, chloroplastic, whose product is MAFSLFTTTASTFSPHCQARPNTNPSRNRTNPKRVSTNTTRRRQNPNRRQLKSGEFRPPPPITTAAGNTATTYTRLPPKDDFVLPPLHSSAEITLSESTISSTPAKNLHQKIKDSVDDVENSENLKFDYGKFELYEVNDDDFEDDSDEDDDVGGEMEGSRSGVFEGSGKFELYEVNDDFDDVDSEMEGSIFEGGDVFEGEGSDIMEKEKGVPAVMRCFDRAKIFVKAGDGGNGVVAFRREKFVPLGGPSGGDGGRGGNVYVEVDGSMNSLLPFRKSVHLKAGRGGHGHGKKQFGAKGEDVVVNVPPGTVLRKAGEGGIQGDVLFELLHPGQRALLLPGGRGGRGNASFKTGSNRVPKIAENGEEGAEMWLELELKLVADVGIVGAPNAGKSTFLSVISAAQPAIANYPFTTLLPNLGVVSFDYDATVVVADLPGLLEGAHRGFGLGHEFLRHSERCSVLVHVVDGSSPQPEYEYEAVRLELEMFSPELAEKPFLVAYNKMDLPDAYENWKTFRDSLRSRGIEPFCMSAVKREGTHEVICAAYELVRRKREAAKEEVRMDPVNLNYVADMVKKQRAAPISEFEITHDSSSKTWYVQGSGLQRFVQMTNWRYMDSDRRFQHVLEACGVNKSLLKLGVKEGDTVVVGDMELVWHDSDNSGPTSRKKWAAGPSQ